A single genomic interval of Festucalex cinctus isolate MCC-2025b chromosome 16, RoL_Fcin_1.0, whole genome shotgun sequence harbors:
- the gnai1 gene encoding guanine nucleotide-binding protein G(i) subunit alpha-1 isoform X2, with amino-acid sequence MGCTLSTEDKAAVERSKMIDRNLRDDGEKAAREVKLLLLGAGESGKSTIVKQMKIIHEAGYSEEECKQYKAVVYSNTIQSIIAIIRAMGRLKIDFGDAARADDARQLFALAGSAEEGFMTAELAGVIKRLWRDAGVQACFGRSREYQLNDSAAYYLNDLERISAVAYIPTQQDVLRTRVKTTGIVETHFTFKDLHFKMFDVGGQRSERKKWIHCFEGVTAIIFCVALSDYDLVLAEDEEMNRMHESMKLFDSICNNKWFTDTSIILFLNKKDLFEEKIKKSPLTICYPEYAEPRIAALQEEQVEIW; translated from the exons ATGGGCTGCACGCTGAGCACCGAGGACAAGGCGGCGGTGGAGCGGAGCAAAATGATCGACAGGAACCTGCGGGACGACGGCGAGAAGGCGGCGCGGGAGGTCAAGTTGCTGCTGCTCG GTGCCGGCGAGTCAGGCAAGAGCACCATCGTCAAGCAGATGAA GATCATCCACGAGGCGGGCTACTCGGAAGAGGAGTGCAAGCAGTACAAGGCGGTTGTGTACAGCAACACCATCCAGTCTATCATCGCCATCATCCGGGCCATGGGGCGACTCAAGATCGACTTTGGCGACGCCGCACGAGCC GATGACGCGCGGCAGCTCTTTGCGCTGGCGGGCTCCGCCGAGGAGGGCTTCATGACGGCCGAGTTGGCCGGCGTCATCAAGCGGCTGTGGCGAGACGCTGGCGTCCAGGCCTGCTTCGGACGCTCACGCGAGTACCAGCTCAACGACTCGGCCGCATA TTACCTGAACGACCTGGAGCGGATCTCGGCGGTCGCATACATCCCCACGCAACAGGATGTGCTGCGCACCCGCGTCAAGACCACCGGCATCGTGGAGACGCACTTCACCTTCAAAGACCTCCACTTTAA AATGTTTGACGTTGGCGGGCAGCGTTCGGAGCGCAAAAAGTGGATCCACTGCTTCGAGGGCGTGACAGCCATCATATTCTGCGTGGCCCTCAGCGACTACGACCTGGTGCTGGCCGAGGACGAGGAGATG AACCGAATGCACGAGAGCATGAAGCTGTTCGACAGCATCTGCAACAACAAGTGGTTCACCGACACGTCCATCATCCTCTTCCTCAACAAGAAGGACCTCTTTGAGGAGAAGATCAAGAAGAGTCCGCTCACCATCTGCTATCCCGAGTATGCAG AACCAAGGATCGCAGCTCTTCAGGAAGAACAAGTTGAAATATG GTAA
- the gnai1 gene encoding guanine nucleotide-binding protein G(i) subunit alpha-1 isoform X1, whose amino-acid sequence MGCTLSTEDKAAVERSKMIDRNLRDDGEKAAREVKLLLLGAGESGKSTIVKQMKIIHEAGYSEEECKQYKAVVYSNTIQSIIAIIRAMGRLKIDFGDAARADDARQLFALAGSAEEGFMTAELAGVIKRLWRDAGVQACFGRSREYQLNDSAAYYLNDLERISAVAYIPTQQDVLRTRVKTTGIVETHFTFKDLHFKMFDVGGQRSERKKWIHCFEGVTAIIFCVALSDYDLVLAEDEEMNRMHESMKLFDSICNNKWFTDTSIILFLNKKDLFEEKIKKSPLTICYPEYAGSNTYEEAAAYIQCQFEDLNKRKDTKEIYTHFTCATDTKNVQFVFDAVTDVIIKNNLKDCGLF is encoded by the exons ATGGGCTGCACGCTGAGCACCGAGGACAAGGCGGCGGTGGAGCGGAGCAAAATGATCGACAGGAACCTGCGGGACGACGGCGAGAAGGCGGCGCGGGAGGTCAAGTTGCTGCTGCTCG GTGCCGGCGAGTCAGGCAAGAGCACCATCGTCAAGCAGATGAA GATCATCCACGAGGCGGGCTACTCGGAAGAGGAGTGCAAGCAGTACAAGGCGGTTGTGTACAGCAACACCATCCAGTCTATCATCGCCATCATCCGGGCCATGGGGCGACTCAAGATCGACTTTGGCGACGCCGCACGAGCC GATGACGCGCGGCAGCTCTTTGCGCTGGCGGGCTCCGCCGAGGAGGGCTTCATGACGGCCGAGTTGGCCGGCGTCATCAAGCGGCTGTGGCGAGACGCTGGCGTCCAGGCCTGCTTCGGACGCTCACGCGAGTACCAGCTCAACGACTCGGCCGCATA TTACCTGAACGACCTGGAGCGGATCTCGGCGGTCGCATACATCCCCACGCAACAGGATGTGCTGCGCACCCGCGTCAAGACCACCGGCATCGTGGAGACGCACTTCACCTTCAAAGACCTCCACTTTAA AATGTTTGACGTTGGCGGGCAGCGTTCGGAGCGCAAAAAGTGGATCCACTGCTTCGAGGGCGTGACAGCCATCATATTCTGCGTGGCCCTCAGCGACTACGACCTGGTGCTGGCCGAGGACGAGGAGATG AACCGAATGCACGAGAGCATGAAGCTGTTCGACAGCATCTGCAACAACAAGTGGTTCACCGACACGTCCATCATCCTCTTCCTCAACAAGAAGGACCTCTTTGAGGAGAAGATCAAGAAGAGTCCGCTCACCATCTGCTATCCCGAGTATGCAG GCTCCAACACGTATGAGGAGGCGGCGGCGTACATCCAGTGTCAGTTTGAGGATCTGAACAAACGCAAGGACACCAAAGAGATCTACACGCATTTCACCTGCGCCACCGACACCAAAAACGTGCAGTTTGTCTTTGACGCTGTCACCGACGTTATCATCAAGAACAACCTGAAAGACTGCGGACTCTTCTGA